The Candidatus Aminicenantes bacterium genomic sequence AACGGCGGCGGCGCCTTCATGATCCCCAACATCAGCCACCTGCTCTTCCTGGGCGTGCCGCTGATGTGGGTCGAATGGTCGATCGGCCGCCACGGCGGCGTCCACGGCCACGGCACCACGCCGGGCATGTTCTCGCTGATGTGGAAGCACCCGGTTGCCAAGTACCTCGGAGCTTTGGGAATTTCCATGCCGTTCATCATTGTGGTTTACTACAATTTCATCGAGTCCTGGACCCTCGGCTTCGCCTGGTTCTCGGGCACCGGCAAGTATTTCGGCCTGACCACGCGCGACGCCATGGGGCACTTCCTGCGCGGCTTCCAGGGGGTCGAACACAACCAGTTCTTCTCCTCCTGGCTGCCGGTCATCATTTTCATCGGCATCACCATTTCATTGAATTACTATTTCCTGCGCAAGGGCATTTCCAAGGGGATCGAGGTGCTGGCCAAGATCGGCATGCCGGTGCTGTTCGTCTTCGGCATCGTGCTGGCCATCCGCGTCCTGACCCTGGGGCATCCTGCTTCGGGCGTCTCCTCGGTGGGCGCAGGCATGGGCTTCATGTGGAACCCCGACTTCAGCCAGCTCAGCCGGGCCACGGTCTGGCTGGTGGCGGCGGGGCAGATATTTTTCACCCTGAGCCTCGGCCAGGGCATCATCAACACCTACGCCTCCTACCTGCGCGAAAAGGATGATGTCACCCTCAACGGCTTGACCACCTCCATGACCAACGAATTCGCCGAGGTCATCCTGGGCGGCACCATCGCCATCCCGGTCGCCGTCGCCTTTTTCGGCGTGGTGGAGACCAAGCTCATCGCCAACGAGGGGGCTTTCAACCTCGGCTTCCAGTCGCTGCCGGTCATTTTCCAGAAGCTTCCTTTGGGCCAGATTTTGGGCGCCATGTGGTTCTTCCTGCTGTTCATCGCCGGCATCACCTCCTCGGTGGCCATGACCTCGCCGGCCATCGCCTTCCTGGAGGACGAGTTTAAGTGGAAGCGGACCAAGGCGGTGAACACGGTATTTGCCGTCATGGTGGCCTGCACGGTCGCCGTCGTCGCCTTTTTCAAGTTCGGCTTCCTCGACGAACTCGATTTCTGGGCCGGCACCTTCGGCCTGGTCGTTTTCGCCACCATCGAGATCATCATCTTCTCCTGGATCTTCGGCGTGAAGAGAGGCTGGGAAGACATGCACCAGGGGGCCGATCTGAAAGTTCCCAAGATATTCAAGTTCATCCTGAAGTACGTCACCCCGGTCTACATGCTGGTGGTGCTGGGCGCCTGGACCTACCAGGAGGCCATCGCCAAGTTCCTGATGAAAGGAGAGGAGCAGAGCCGCCACCCCTACCTCTGGGGGGCGCGGGCCATGTTCGTCGGCCTGATCCTGCTCACCGTGGGCATGGTCTGGCTGGCCTGGCGCAAGAAGAAGAACCAGACGCAAGAGCAATAACTGCGCCAATAAAAAAAGGGCCCGATGCCCAGCCCCTGGGCGGCTGGCGATTCCAAACGAGATATCCCAGATCAGCGAAACGTCCCTATTCGTGATTCAGGATGGCGTCTTTGAAGAGCAAAAACCCAAGGGGATCCATGCGTAGCCAGCTGACCCGCTTCGTGTAGGCCACCAGCTCGTTGAGGTGAAACAGGGGCAGCAGGGGCAATTCGCTGAAGATCAATCGCTGGGCTTCCGCATAATATTTCTCCCGCGTTTTCCAGTCAATGGTCATTTCGGCCTTGGACAATATCTCGGCATAAGCGGGGCTTACCGAAAACATTTTACCGCTGCTGGGGACGAGCATGAACATTGGGTTTAGAAAAACTATCGGATCGGCCGTATAACCCCAGGACATCAGGATGAGATCGGAATCACCGTTTTGTACAACCCTGAAAAACTGGTCAAAAGGCAGCTTGATGCTCTTGACCATGACATTAACCAGCTTGGCTTTGGCGACAATGGCCTTGGCAATCTCCTCGACACCGAACTGACCCTCGGAGTATGAAAGGCTGCAGGAGAAGCCCTTGGCCAGACCGGCTTCTTTGAGCAGTAGCCGCGCTTGCTGCAGACTGAAGTTGGTGCCGCCAATAGCGGGGGCAGTTCCGGTCATGGCCGGCGGTAGGAACTGGTCGGCCGGCACGGCCAGATTCTGGAACACGCGCCGAACCAGGACTTTTATGTTCAGCAGGTGGCTGAAGGCCTTTCGGACCTTCAGTTGAGTAAAGGGTGGACGTAAGCTATTGAAAGCGAGGTAATGGGTGCTCATGGATGGTTGCGAGATGATCCCGATATCACTCTTGCCCGCCAGCTCGCTGTATTCAGCCGCAGAACGGATCATAGAGATTTGAACGCTGCCGTTTTTAATCTGCGCGACTCTGAGCGAGGCGCTTTTCTCGCTCCTGAAAACCACCTTATCGATCCGCGCCGGAGTATCCCAATAAAGGGGATTGCGCCGCAAGACCAGGGATCTACCCTTGACCCATTCAGAAAGAACGAAAGGTCCAGTGCCTACCGGCTTGAATTCCCGCCCGTTTGCAGAACCCGGGGCTATGATATCGGCTCTGAAATCGACCAGGGACGAAAGAAAAGAAAGATATGGCCGGGTGAGGACGATCTCCACGCTCCAATCGTCTTTAGCGGATACAGCAGAGATGAAAGGGAAGACACGCCCGAAAGCACTGTATTCGCCCCCCATGTTCTCCATCCGTTTTTTAAAGGAATACACTACGGAGCGGGCGTTGAAATCCTTGCCGTTGTGAAACTTCACACCGCGCCGCAGATAAAACAACCAGCGTTTGCCATTTTCCTTGAAAATCCAGCGCTCAGCCAGGCATGGTTCCACGACCAGACTCCCAGGGCGTAGGCGAACCAGCCCCTCAAAGACATTGGCAATCACTTCTTGAGAATAAAAATCCTCGAATTTGCCGGGATCGAGGGTCAAGGCATCGGCCAAACGCAGATAAATCACGGACTGTTCCGCTCCCAGCACGGAAAAAAGCAGACAAATCATAATAAAAATACGGCCGGATCTATGCCGCATCATGTGGATACATTATAGAATTAAAAAACGTTTTTATCAAAAAAAATATTCGTGTTTTTTAACCGCGGTTGCCGACCAGTGAATACAACAGCTTGATCTCGGCCGGCCAGAGCGCATCATCGATCGTTTCCAGGATCAGGGGCAAATCGTCGAAGCGGGGGTCGTTCATCAGCAGGCGGAACGCTTCCATGCCGAGCTTGCCGCGGCCGATGCTGTCGTGGCGGTCCTTGCGGCTGCCCAGCTCCACCTTGGAATCGTTGACGTGGGCCGCGCGCAGGAATTTCCGGCCGATGACGGCGTCGAATTTTTTCATGGTTTTTTCATACACCTCGGCCGTGCGCAGGTCGTAGCCGGCGGCAAAGATGTGGCAGGTATCCAGGCAGACCCCGGTCCGTTCCTCGCGACCGACCAGGTCCAGGATGGCGGCCAGGTGCTCGAAGGTGTAGCCGACGTGGTTGCCCTGGCCCGAAGTCGATTCCAGCAGCAGCGAAACCCGGTCGGTTTCGGCCAACACCCGCGTCATGCCGGCGGCGATCACCCCGA encodes the following:
- a CDS encoding sodium:calcium symporter — protein: NGGGAFMIPNISHLLFLGVPLMWVEWSIGRHGGVHGHGTTPGMFSLMWKHPVAKYLGALGISMPFIIVVYYNFIESWTLGFAWFSGTGKYFGLTTRDAMGHFLRGFQGVEHNQFFSSWLPVIIFIGITISLNYYFLRKGISKGIEVLAKIGMPVLFVFGIVLAIRVLTLGHPASGVSSVGAGMGFMWNPDFSQLSRATVWLVAAGQIFFTLSLGQGIINTYASYLREKDDVTLNGLTTSMTNEFAEVILGGTIAIPVAVAFFGVVETKLIANEGAFNLGFQSLPVIFQKLPLGQILGAMWFFLLFIAGITSSVAMTSPAIAFLEDEFKWKRTKAVNTVFAVMVACTVAVVAFFKFGFLDELDFWAGTFGLVVFATIEIIIFSWIFGVKRGWEDMHQGADLKVPKIFKFILKYVTPVYMLVVLGAWTYQEAIAKFLMKGEEQSRHPYLWGARAMFVGLILLTVGMVWLAWRKKKNQTQEQ
- a CDS encoding ABC transporter substrate-binding protein: MICLLFSVLGAEQSVIYLRLADALTLDPGKFEDFYSQEVIANVFEGLVRLRPGSLVVEPCLAERWIFKENGKRWLFYLRRGVKFHNGKDFNARSVVYSFKKRMENMGGEYSAFGRVFPFISAVSAKDDWSVEIVLTRPYLSFLSSLVDFRADIIAPGSANGREFKPVGTGPFVLSEWVKGRSLVLRRNPLYWDTPARIDKVVFRSEKSASLRVAQIKNGSVQISMIRSAAEYSELAGKSDIGIISQPSMSTHYLAFNSLRPPFTQLKVRKAFSHLLNIKVLVRRVFQNLAVPADQFLPPAMTGTAPAIGGTNFSLQQARLLLKEAGLAKGFSCSLSYSEGQFGVEEIAKAIVAKAKLVNVMVKSIKLPFDQFFRVVQNGDSDLILMSWGYTADPIVFLNPMFMLVPSSGKMFSVSPAYAEILSKAEMTIDWKTREKYYAEAQRLIFSELPLLPLFHLNELVAYTKRVSWLRMDPLGFLLFKDAILNHE
- the nfo gene encoding deoxyribonuclease IV codes for the protein MKFVGAHVSAAGGVENTPLNAVAIGAKAFALFTKNQKQWQTKPLSAASIAAFKKNLAGAGIAPRHVLPHDSYLINLGHPEAEKREKSVLALLDEAQRAEQLGLLYLNFHPGSHLGGMDEKECLGVIAAGMTRVLAETDRVSLLLESTSGQGNHVGYTFEHLAAILDLVGREERTGVCLDTCHIFAAGYDLRTAEVYEKTMKKFDAVIGRKFLRAAHVNDSKVELGSRKDRHDSIGRGKLGMEAFRLLMNDPRFDDLPLILETIDDALWPAEIKLLYSLVGNRG